Proteins from a single region of Oscillatoria sp. FACHB-1406:
- a CDS encoding iron uptake porin: MRRLDTEMKGNLQISSAIVMLFLTSWVTIPDRVRAIPPAENAPEIPSQSFPEVGSAPLPESELQVQMLPAAQFRDVQPTDWAFEALQSLQQRYDCLAGYPDRTYRGDRPLTRYEFAAGLNACLTKLEEFLQKGQLATQEDLETVRRLQQDFATELATLKGRMDNLETRTQALEDNAFSTTTKLSGLVVMGVQGRTDSTADIDPRDGIKDTPDRADNINTISFASLYLTTNFSPRSYLATGLFAGIGTTRFDPANALKNDGYLAYDLPSNSDLTISDLHFHWLLADNLGLMVGTEGVNIINAFRGPNRYASAATGNPSYFAQRNPVLNIGGYFGKGLALDWQIAKQVSLQALYQSSNLGRYGLRERGLFDGNTTAAVQLLLTPADPLDLALYYVNNYSFDGCLFTLVGDDCLNAGNRPMQTHAIGATLNWQISPQVTMGAWGGYTTSSIPGESGSVQTTNYMVYLNLPDLLSEGNLGGISIGQPPKIVSSTLPAGNNIPAMLGQPNSSGGQPGTTLQLEAFYRMRLSDNLSITPGIIHIFNPRHTPDSEPVTIFLLRSSIFF, from the coding sequence GTGAGGAGACTAGACACAGAGATGAAAGGCAATTTGCAAATTTCGTCCGCGATCGTCATGCTATTTTTAACCAGTTGGGTAACAATTCCCGATCGCGTTCGAGCAATTCCGCCAGCAGAAAACGCGCCCGAAATTCCCAGCCAGAGTTTCCCCGAAGTCGGTTCCGCCCCCTTACCTGAAAGCGAACTTCAAGTCCAAATGCTTCCCGCTGCCCAATTTCGGGACGTACAACCCACCGATTGGGCCTTTGAAGCCTTGCAGTCGCTCCAACAACGCTACGATTGCTTAGCCGGATATCCCGATCGCACCTATCGCGGCGATCGTCCCCTCACGCGCTACGAATTTGCCGCCGGACTCAACGCCTGCCTTACCAAACTCGAGGAATTCCTGCAAAAAGGTCAACTCGCCACTCAAGAAGACCTCGAAACCGTGCGTCGCCTCCAGCAAGATTTCGCCACCGAACTCGCTACCCTAAAAGGGCGCATGGATAACCTCGAAACTCGCACCCAAGCCCTTGAAGATAACGCCTTCTCTACCACAACCAAACTCAGCGGCTTAGTTGTGATGGGCGTACAAGGACGCACCGACAGCACCGCCGATATTGATCCCCGCGATGGCATCAAAGACACCCCCGATCGCGCTGACAATATTAATACCATCTCCTTTGCCTCGCTCTACTTAACCACAAATTTCTCCCCGCGCAGCTATCTGGCTACCGGGCTTTTCGCTGGAATAGGAACCACTCGGTTCGATCCCGCTAACGCCCTTAAAAACGATGGTTATCTAGCCTACGATCTCCCCAGTAACAGCGATTTAACAATCAGCGATCTTCATTTTCACTGGCTGCTTGCCGACAATCTCGGCCTGATGGTCGGTACCGAAGGCGTAAATATTATCAATGCCTTCCGGGGACCAAACCGATATGCAAGCGCAGCTACAGGAAATCCGAGTTACTTTGCGCAGCGCAACCCCGTGCTGAATATTGGCGGTTACTTCGGCAAGGGTTTAGCCTTGGATTGGCAAATTGCCAAACAAGTTAGCCTGCAAGCGCTCTACCAGAGTAGTAATTTAGGTCGTTACGGTTTGCGCGAGCGAGGATTGTTTGATGGGAATACGACGGCGGCAGTACAACTTTTGCTCACGCCCGCCGACCCCCTCGATCTTGCCTTATATTACGTCAATAATTATTCGTTTGACGGTTGCTTGTTTACTTTAGTTGGCGACGATTGTTTGAACGCTGGAAATCGTCCCATGCAAACTCACGCTATTGGGGCAACGTTGAATTGGCAAATTTCACCCCAAGTTACGATGGGGGCTTGGGGCGGTTACACGACTTCCTCCATCCCTGGCGAGTCGGGAAGCGTGCAGACGACCAATTATATGGTTTATCTCAATTTGCCCGACCTATTGAGCGAAGGAAATTTAGGCGGCATCTCGATCGGACAACCCCCGAAGATTGTTAGCAGTACGTTGCCTGCGGGAAATAATATACCCGCTATGTTGGGGCAGCCGAATTCATCGGGAGGACAACCGGGAACGACGTTACAACTCGAGGCTTTTTATCGAATGCGGCTAAGCGATAATCTCAGCATCACTCCCGGCATTATTCACATTTTTAACCCGCGTCATACGCCGGACAGCGAGCCGGTTACAATTTTTCTGTTGCGCAGTAGTATCTTTTTTTAA
- a CDS encoding glucose-6-phosphate isomerase, protein MDNAALWQRYQEWLYYDENLGFYLDISRMRFESGFVEQMRSRLAKAFRDIEALEGGAIANPDENRMVGHYWLRDPDLAPTPELKQDIVATLEKIETFARQIHSGEIHPPDASKFTDILSIGIGGSALGPQFVSEALAPIDAPLTLHFSDNTDPEGFDKAIAQIGDRLSTTLVVVISKSGGTPETRNGMLEAKAAFSARELNFPARAIAITGTDSQLDRLAKSEGWLSTFPMEDWVGGRTSELSAVGLVNAALQGIDIRALLEGAKAMDATTRRPDLKTNPAALLALSWYYAGNGKGEKDMVVLPYKDSLLLFSRYLQQLVMESLGKEKDLDGNTVYQGIAVYGNKGSTDQHAYVQQLREGVPNFFLTFIEVLKDRQGASVEVEEGVTSGDYLSGLLQGTRQALYENHRDSIVVTIPEVNARTVGALIALYERTVTLYASLININAYHQPGVEAGKKAAASVLELQRQVVETLQETAAPLSVAELADKIGASDRVESIYLILRHLHANDRNIRLEGNFAAPSTLKASCHNG, encoded by the coding sequence ATGGATAATGCGGCATTATGGCAGCGCTATCAAGAGTGGCTGTACTACGACGAAAACTTAGGATTTTACCTCGATATCAGCCGAATGCGCTTCGAGAGTGGGTTTGTCGAACAGATGCGATCGCGCTTAGCGAAAGCTTTTCGGGATATTGAAGCCCTCGAAGGCGGTGCGATCGCGAATCCGGATGAAAACCGCATGGTCGGTCACTATTGGCTGCGCGATCCGGATCTAGCACCCACGCCGGAATTAAAACAAGATATCGTTGCAACCCTCGAAAAAATCGAAACGTTTGCCCGTCAAATCCATAGCGGCGAGATTCACCCTCCCGATGCCAGCAAGTTTACCGATATTCTTTCGATTGGCATTGGCGGTTCGGCCTTGGGGCCGCAATTCGTCTCGGAAGCGCTTGCCCCCATCGATGCGCCCCTGACACTACATTTTAGCGATAATACCGACCCGGAAGGCTTCGACAAAGCGATCGCGCAAATTGGCGATCGCCTCAGCACCACCCTCGTCGTCGTTATTTCTAAGTCGGGCGGTACGCCGGAAACACGCAACGGAATGCTAGAGGCGAAAGCAGCTTTTTCAGCCCGCGAACTCAATTTCCCCGCCCGCGCGATCGCGATTACCGGCACTGATTCTCAACTCGACCGACTCGCAAAATCTGAAGGTTGGCTTTCCACCTTTCCGATGGAAGATTGGGTAGGAGGGCGCACCTCAGAATTATCGGCTGTGGGGTTAGTTAATGCTGCCCTCCAAGGAATCGATATTCGCGCACTCCTCGAAGGGGCAAAAGCGATGGACGCAACTACTCGCCGCCCCGATCTCAAAACCAATCCCGCCGCCCTTCTCGCCCTTTCTTGGTATTACGCGGGTAACGGTAAAGGCGAAAAAGATATGGTTGTTTTGCCTTACAAAGATAGCTTGTTGTTGTTCAGTCGCTACCTACAACAATTGGTGATGGAATCGCTCGGAAAAGAAAAAGATCTCGACGGCAATACTGTCTATCAAGGGATTGCCGTTTATGGCAATAAAGGCAGCACCGACCAACACGCTTACGTGCAACAACTGCGCGAGGGCGTGCCGAACTTTTTCCTGACCTTTATTGAAGTGCTGAAAGATCGTCAAGGCGCATCGGTAGAAGTTGAGGAGGGCGTAACTTCGGGAGATTATCTCTCTGGTTTGCTGCAAGGAACGCGCCAAGCGTTGTATGAAAATCATCGCGATTCCATTGTCGTTACCATTCCCGAGGTTAACGCGCGGACAGTGGGCGCGTTAATCGCGCTGTACGAGCGGACTGTTACCCTGTATGCCAGTTTGATTAATATTAATGCTTACCACCAACCGGGAGTGGAAGCGGGTAAAAAGGCTGCCGCTTCAGTGTTGGAGTTGCAGCGACAAGTCGTTGAAACTTTACAGGAGACTGCGGCTCCGCTTTCTGTGGCAGAATTAGCCGATAAAATTGGGGCGAGCGATCGCGTCGAATCGATCTACTTAATTCTGCGCCATCTCCACGCTAACGATCGCAATATTCGCTTAGAAGGTAACTTTGCCGCTCCCAGTACGCTGAAAGCCTCTTGTCATAATGGATAA
- the menA gene encoding 2-carboxy-1,4-naphthoquinone phytyltransferase, with protein MTTTNLIANSDKKLWMAAIKPPMYSVAVVPIWVGSAIANWQTQQWRNLPFFLFLTAAIAIIAWLNLSNDVFDSETGIDKNKAHSVVNLTGNKSLVFWIANLCLGLGISGIIAIAFLQRDVTVLALVLLCCALGYTYQGPPFRLGYLGLGEIICFFSFGPLAIAAAYYSQAQSFSPAFLLASAFVGVSTSIILFCSHFHQVEDDLAAGKRSPIVRLGTALGAKVLAVSVASLFAMVAIGLIIGNFPLWTAIVFITLPIGYELVRHVSENHDRPERVSNCKFIAVKLHFWSGFLLGLGFILPNLYH; from the coding sequence ATGACAACAACCAATCTTATTGCTAATTCTGATAAAAAATTATGGATGGCGGCGATTAAACCGCCCATGTATAGCGTCGCTGTCGTGCCAATTTGGGTGGGAAGCGCGATCGCGAACTGGCAAACCCAACAGTGGCGAAACTTACCCTTTTTCCTATTTCTAACGGCTGCGATTGCGATTATTGCATGGCTTAATTTAAGTAATGATGTCTTCGACTCGGAAACAGGAATCGATAAAAATAAAGCCCATTCTGTTGTTAATTTAACCGGCAATAAATCCTTAGTATTTTGGATTGCTAATCTTTGTTTGGGATTGGGAATCTCGGGCATTATTGCGATCGCGTTCCTGCAACGCGATGTCACCGTTCTCGCCCTCGTTCTCCTCTGTTGCGCCCTCGGTTACACCTACCAAGGGCCGCCTTTTCGCCTCGGTTACTTGGGTTTAGGCGAAATTATCTGTTTTTTCAGCTTTGGCCCCCTCGCCATTGCCGCTGCCTACTATTCCCAAGCGCAAAGCTTCTCTCCCGCCTTCCTGCTTGCTTCTGCATTTGTCGGGGTCAGTACCTCAATTATTCTCTTCTGTTCCCATTTTCACCAAGTCGAAGACGATCTCGCTGCCGGGAAGCGATCGCCGATCGTGCGCTTGGGTACGGCGCTGGGTGCTAAAGTGTTAGCGGTATCGGTCGCGAGTTTGTTTGCGATGGTCGCGATCGGACTGATTATCGGCAACTTTCCCCTCTGGACAGCGATCGTTTTTATTACCCTCCCCATCGGTTACGAACTCGTCCGCCATGTCAGCGAAAATCACGATCGCCCGGAACGAGTCAGCAATTGCAAATTTATTGCCGTGAAACTCCATTTTTGGAGTGGATTCTTATTGGGCTTAGGGTTTATTTTGCCTAATCTTTATCATTGA
- a CDS encoding NfeD family protein: MQDRELPKKPDSLFSLSQEDLEVEEASAPQPAPQPAPELHHDTRQFSGEAVVDEEIRPQERGRVYFRSSWWFARCNSDITLPPGARVEVMGLETENMTLLVVPYGEKKEPVEPIILEPDSILSPEQEPN, translated from the coding sequence ATGCAAGATCGAGAACTGCCAAAAAAACCCGACTCGCTCTTCTCGCTATCGCAAGAAGATCTCGAAGTGGAAGAAGCCTCCGCGCCGCAACCCGCGCCGCAACCCGCGCCCGAACTCCATCACGATACTCGACAATTTTCCGGGGAAGCCGTGGTTGATGAAGAAATTCGCCCCCAAGAAAGAGGGCGAGTTTACTTCCGCTCGAGTTGGTGGTTTGCTCGGTGTAATAGCGATATTACCCTTCCTCCCGGCGCTCGGGTTGAGGTGATGGGTTTAGAGACGGAAAACATGACTTTATTAGTCGTTCCTTACGGCGAAAAAAAGGAACCAGTTGAACCCATTATCCTAGAGCCAGACTCGATCTTATCACCGGAGCAAGAGCCGAATTAA
- a CDS encoding phycobiliprotein lyase, protein MDIKEFFEQSSGKWFAQRTHYNLASQAAGSSKAEIEIEFLAVDAPEIVQLCEQQHVSSAQACGGLKISWDNSVDWGGTKEKGFAILVAVPDSENPQTGKFLRGSSNPKEQSLAGDYAIGEDEALTLTLENGSLHAEERLWFASPNLRLRSSFVKNNGRFSDSTFYSEIRRMVAPAT, encoded by the coding sequence ATGGATATCAAGGAGTTTTTCGAGCAGAGTTCGGGAAAATGGTTTGCCCAACGCACGCATTACAACCTCGCTAGTCAAGCCGCAGGCAGCAGTAAAGCCGAGATTGAGATTGAGTTTTTAGCCGTTGACGCGCCTGAAATCGTTCAACTCTGCGAGCAACAGCACGTTAGTTCGGCGCAAGCTTGCGGAGGCTTAAAAATAAGTTGGGATAACTCTGTCGATTGGGGAGGGACGAAGGAAAAAGGGTTTGCTATTCTTGTTGCAGTTCCCGACTCCGAGAATCCCCAAACGGGCAAGTTTCTGCGGGGCAGCAGCAATCCTAAAGAGCAAAGTCTTGCTGGGGATTATGCGATTGGAGAGGATGAAGCCTTAACCCTGACGCTAGAAAACGGTAGCTTGCACGCCGAAGAACGCCTGTGGTTTGCCAGTCCCAACTTGCGCTTGCGAAGCAGTTTCGTGAAAAATAACGGTCGATTTAGCGATAGTACGTTTTATTCCGAAATTCGCAGAATGGTAGCACCGGCAACTTGA
- a CDS encoding ABC transporter permease, translating to MKRYLIDRLLISIPTLIAISIVIFLILALAPGDPMGEFASNPSITAEVRENIRRSLGLDQPIYIRYFKWAGSFLRGDLGYSFTSRSPVIQLILQRLPATLWVAGTAYFFSLIIALPLGILSALKRHSILDRVATTFAFLGFSLPTFFTGLLFIVIFSVQLKWFPFIYNSTLQVTDLKSLLAQIQQSVMPIAVLALYQAAVLMRYVRSSILEELDRDYVRTARAKGLVEWIVVNRHILRNALIPVVTLVALEIPNIFTGALVTEQVFRVPGIGALLIESIYRSDTPVVMAITFIYAILIVIFNLVADLTYGILDPRVRE from the coding sequence ATGAAGCGTTATCTTATCGATCGCCTCCTCATCTCAATTCCCACCTTAATCGCGATTAGCATCGTTATCTTTTTAATCCTTGCCCTCGCTCCCGGCGATCCGATGGGAGAGTTTGCTTCCAACCCTTCAATTACCGCCGAAGTCCGAGAAAATATTCGGCGATCGCTCGGTTTAGACCAGCCGATTTATATTCGTTATTTTAAATGGGCGGGGTCGTTCTTGCGCGGCGACTTAGGCTACTCCTTCACCAGTCGTTCTCCCGTTATCCAACTTATTTTACAGCGCTTGCCCGCTACCTTATGGGTCGCTGGGACTGCCTATTTTTTTAGCCTCATTATTGCCCTTCCTTTAGGCATTTTATCCGCCCTAAAACGCCATTCCATTTTAGATCGCGTCGCCACTACCTTTGCCTTTCTCGGCTTTTCCCTGCCCACCTTTTTCACCGGGCTACTGTTTATCGTTATCTTTAGCGTGCAACTGAAATGGTTTCCCTTCATTTATAACAGCACGCTCCAAGTTACCGATCTTAAAAGTTTGCTCGCCCAAATCCAACAATCTGTCATGCCGATCGCGGTGTTAGCCTTATACCAAGCTGCCGTTTTAATGCGCTACGTGCGTTCTTCCATCCTCGAAGAATTGGATCGCGATTACGTTCGTACTGCGCGCGCTAAAGGGTTGGTAGAATGGATTGTTGTCAATCGCCACATTCTTCGTAACGCTCTGATTCCCGTCGTTACTCTCGTTGCGCTGGAAATTCCTAATATTTTCACCGGCGCGCTTGTCACCGAACAAGTCTTTCGCGTTCCCGGAATTGGTGCGTTATTAATTGAATCGATTTACCGCAGCGATACGCCGGTGGTGATGGCAATTACCTTTATTTACGCAATTTTAATCGTCATTTTTAATTTAGTTGCGGATTTGACTTATGGGATTCTCGACCCGCGCGTGAGAGAATAA
- a CDS encoding HupE/UreJ family protein, protein MKSVSGRAIALGLSIGIFSLAIATQPAFAHHAMGGRMPANFFEGFITGLAHPIIGFDHFAFIIAVGLFAALKPQKGWWIPVAFVIATLGGTGLHLLKLNIPFSEAFVAASIISVGLLFAANCTPALAGAIAFSALAGIFHGYAYGESIVGAEPTPLIAYLMGFAAIQLAIASGVCWGWRALQTKGSLTASSLRFVGLIFCAIGATFLAIG, encoded by the coding sequence ATGAAAAGTGTTTCGGGGCGCGCCATTGCGCTAGGTTTAAGTATTGGGATCTTCAGTTTAGCGATCGCGACTCAACCCGCTTTTGCCCACCATGCAATGGGCGGAAGAATGCCCGCTAACTTTTTTGAAGGGTTTATCACAGGTTTAGCGCATCCCATTATCGGTTTCGATCATTTTGCTTTTATCATCGCAGTTGGCTTATTCGCCGCGCTTAAACCCCAAAAAGGTTGGTGGATTCCGGTTGCTTTTGTGATTGCCACATTAGGCGGTACGGGGCTGCATCTTTTGAAGTTGAATATTCCTTTTTCAGAAGCCTTTGTAGCCGCTTCAATTATTTCAGTAGGGTTACTGTTTGCTGCCAATTGCACCCCAGCGCTTGCCGGTGCGATCGCGTTTTCCGCGCTAGCAGGAATTTTCCACGGTTATGCTTACGGCGAATCGATTGTTGGGGCGGAACCAACGCCATTAATCGCGTATTTAATGGGGTTTGCAGCGATTCAACTCGCGATCGCGTCGGGTGTTTGTTGGGGGTGGCGCGCTTTGCAAACGAAAGGTAGCTTAACTGCCAGTTCGCTGCGTTTTGTAGGTTTGATTTTCTGCGCGATCGGGGCAACTTTTTTAGCGATCGGCTAA
- the map gene encoding type I methionyl aminopeptidase, with translation MKRSRRGIELKSELEIELMRESSRIVATVLKEIAQRVEPGMTTADLDTYAEQRIREMGATPSFKGYHGFPASICASVNNEVVHGIPSPKKVIRAGDVLKVDTGAYKDGFHGDSCITIAVGKVSPEAERLIRAAEAALYAGIEQVQAGNCLLDIAGAIEDSVKEQGFSVVEDYTGHGVGRKLHEEPAVFNTRTNDLPNVRLKPGMTIAIEPILNAGKRFTRTLKDRWTVVTVDNALSAQFEHTVLVTKEGYEILTDRDRV, from the coding sequence ATGAAGCGATCGCGTCGCGGGATAGAATTAAAGTCCGAACTCGAAATCGAACTGATGCGCGAATCGTCGCGGATTGTTGCCACCGTTCTTAAGGAGATTGCACAACGAGTCGAACCGGGGATGACGACTGCGGACTTAGACACTTACGCCGAACAGCGAATTCGGGAAATGGGCGCAACGCCGAGTTTTAAGGGCTATCACGGCTTTCCCGCTTCCATTTGCGCCTCTGTGAACAATGAAGTCGTCCACGGGATTCCCAGCCCAAAAAAGGTGATTCGGGCGGGCGACGTTCTTAAAGTCGATACGGGGGCGTATAAGGACGGCTTTCACGGCGATTCCTGCATTACGATTGCGGTGGGCAAAGTGTCTCCGGAGGCAGAACGCTTGATTCGCGCAGCAGAAGCGGCACTGTATGCAGGAATCGAACAGGTACAAGCGGGAAATTGCTTGCTCGATATTGCCGGGGCGATTGAAGATAGCGTTAAAGAACAGGGATTTAGTGTGGTGGAGGATTACACCGGACATGGCGTAGGGCGGAAGCTGCACGAAGAACCGGCGGTGTTTAATACGCGCACGAACGATTTACCTAACGTGCGGCTAAAACCGGGAATGACAATCGCGATTGAACCGATTTTGAATGCGGGGAAACGGTTTACGCGGACGCTGAAGGATCGCTGGACGGTAGTGACGGTGGATAATGCGCTTTCTGCTCAATTCGAGCATACGGTGCTGGTGACGAAGGAAGGCTACGAAATTTTAACCGATCGCGATCGGGTTTGA